One part of the Candidatus Poribacteria bacterium genome encodes these proteins:
- a CDS encoding phytanoyl-CoA dioxygenase family protein — translation MSLTADQRSQFRNEGYVAVEGFFDDRETRALRAELTRIYDQRRAAGTLRNVAVQKDGSQNRIDGELQNLQVIPLNDKSPLYRALPFCPKVLDAVGALIGESFRLHLDQSFWKPARQGIGTNWHQDNAYFKIADPLRGTAMWIAIHDATIPNGCMHIVPGSFREEYPHYRDPLSDHHIRCDPPEDRAIAVELAAGGALFFAYGTAHCTKANTTDQDRAGAALHFIHTDYAQGDHWTRNEQMTPILRGPNATGGEREYGRRIEGTWDAEVERALSSAAR, via the coding sequence ATGAGTCTGACGGCCGACCAACGGTCCCAGTTCCGAAACGAAGGTTACGTCGCCGTCGAGGGCTTCTTCGATGACCGCGAGACGCGCGCGCTCCGCGCCGAACTGACGCGCATCTACGACCAACGGCGCGCCGCCGGGACGCTCCGCAACGTCGCCGTGCAGAAGGACGGCTCGCAGAACCGCATCGACGGTGAGCTCCAGAACCTGCAGGTCATCCCGCTGAACGACAAGAGCCCACTCTATCGGGCGCTGCCGTTCTGTCCGAAGGTGCTGGACGCCGTCGGGGCGCTCATCGGCGAGTCGTTCCGGCTCCATCTCGACCAGTCGTTCTGGAAGCCCGCGCGGCAGGGAATCGGCACGAATTGGCATCAGGACAACGCCTACTTCAAGATCGCCGATCCCCTGCGCGGCACGGCGATGTGGATCGCCATCCACGACGCGACGATCCCCAACGGCTGCATGCACATCGTCCCCGGCAGCTTCCGCGAGGAGTACCCTCACTATCGCGACCCGCTGAGCGATCACCACATCCGGTGCGATCCGCCCGAAGACCGCGCGATCGCCGTCGAGCTTGCGGCGGGAGGGGCGCTCTTCTTCGCCTACGGAACCGCGCACTGCACGAAGGCGAACACGACGGATCAGGACCGCGCCGGAGCCGCGCTCCACTTCATCCACACCGACTACGCCCAGGGCGACCACTGGACGCGCAACGAGCAGATGACGCCCATCCTGCGAGGTCCGAACGCGACGGGCGGCGAGCGCGAGTACGGACGGCGGATCGAGGGCACGTGGGATGCGGAGGTCGAACGGGCGCTGTCCTCAGCGGCGCGCTAG
- a CDS encoding helix-turn-helix transcriptional regulator, which yields MQRLYTSLTSDILETMANEGITQAELAQRIDAKPSWITRLMKSEANVTLRTIARLALTVGKRPALRLIAPDEEIVVRKKAQRRADEPELSRRAV from the coding sequence TTGCAGCGGCTCTATACGTCCTTGACATCGGACATCCTGGAGACGATGGCTAACGAGGGCATCACCCAAGCGGAACTGGCACAGCGCATCGACGCCAAGCCGTCGTGGATCACGCGGCTGATGAAGAGCGAGGCGAACGTCACGCTCCGTACGATCGCGCGTCTGGCGCTGACGGTCGGGAAGCGTCCTGCCCTGCGTCTGATCGCGCCCGACGAGGAGATCGTCGTCCGGAAGAAGGCTCAGCGGCGCGCCGACGAACCGGAGCTCTCCCGCCGAGCCGTCTAG
- a CDS encoding BMC domain-containing protein has translation MAERNAIGIIELTSIAAGYAVTDAMLKAGTVEVLVARTICSGKYLSIIGGNVSDTKEALDAGVLRAEGTLVDTCLLTNIHPAVFPAITGSNTPTTLDALGVLESFSVAALLEAADAAVKAAAVDLIEIRLAMALGGKAFCTLTGDVASVESAVRVGSERIASKGLLVNRTVIPRPRPELLNEII, from the coding sequence ATGGCAGAGCGGAACGCGATCGGCATCATCGAGTTGACGAGCATCGCGGCTGGCTATGCCGTCACGGACGCCATGCTCAAGGCGGGAACCGTCGAGGTTCTCGTTGCGCGGACGATCTGCTCGGGCAAGTACCTGTCGATCATCGGCGGGAACGTGAGCGACACGAAGGAAGCGCTCGACGCCGGCGTGCTCCGCGCCGAAGGGACGCTCGTCGATACCTGCCTGCTGACGAACATCCATCCCGCCGTCTTTCCCGCGATCACCGGATCGAACACACCGACGACGCTCGACGCGCTGGGCGTGCTGGAGTCGTTCAGCGTCGCGGCGCTGCTGGAAGCCGCCGACGCCGCCGTCAAAGCCGCTGCTGTCGATCTCATCGAGATTCGGCTGGCGATGGCGTTGGGCGGCAAAGCGTTCTGCACGCTGACGGGCGACGTGGCGTCCGTCGAGTCGGCGGTGCGTGTCGGCTCAGAGCGCATCGCGTCGAAGGGTTTGCTGGTGAACCGGACGGTCATCCCCCGCCCGCGTCCGGAGCTGCTGAACGAGATCATCTGA
- a CDS encoding NADH dehydrogenase subunit, which translates to MSIIDQVRDAGVVGAGGAGFPAHKKLEATVEVVIANGAECEPLLHKDTELIERHASEIVRAVRLVMDATKAKRGVVGLKAKHAHAVEALERARAGTPVELHQLGDYYPTGDEFVLVHAVTDRLIPAGGIPLQVGCVVHNVESLLNILRATHGEPVTRKALTVAGAVRTPMSFEAPIGVPLRDLLSAAGGATVDDYAAFVGGTMMGSITRNLDGPVTKTTGGLLVVPADHRIVQRRELPERAQRRIGKSACDQCSYCTELCPRYLLGYDVQPHKVMRGLGFTMSGSEMWSKWADLCCACGLCTQFACPEDLFPKEACDRARADRREAKLDRWLGPSPDIKPHAMAEGRHIPLKSLIRKLGLEPYDVAAPWTELDWKPSAVRIALRQHVGAPSVPVVEAGARVSRGQAIAEIPEKALGARVHSSIDGVVRSITAEHIEIVA; encoded by the coding sequence ATGAGCATCATCGATCAGGTGCGGGATGCGGGCGTCGTCGGCGCAGGGGGCGCTGGGTTCCCTGCCCACAAGAAGCTCGAGGCGACCGTCGAGGTCGTCATCGCCAACGGCGCCGAGTGCGAACCCCTCCTCCACAAAGATACCGAGCTCATCGAGCGCCATGCCTCGGAGATCGTCCGGGCGGTACGGCTCGTCATGGACGCCACCAAGGCGAAGCGGGGCGTCGTCGGGCTGAAGGCGAAGCACGCGCACGCCGTCGAGGCGCTGGAACGAGCGCGCGCTGGAACGCCCGTCGAGCTGCACCAACTCGGCGACTACTACCCGACGGGCGACGAGTTCGTCCTCGTCCACGCCGTCACGGACAGGCTGATTCCGGCCGGCGGCATCCCGCTGCAGGTGGGGTGCGTCGTCCACAACGTCGAGAGCCTCCTGAACATCCTCCGCGCGACGCACGGCGAGCCCGTCACGCGGAAGGCGCTCACCGTCGCGGGAGCCGTCCGGACGCCGATGAGCTTCGAGGCTCCCATCGGGGTACCCTTGCGCGATCTGCTGTCCGCCGCTGGAGGAGCCACCGTCGATGACTACGCCGCGTTCGTGGGCGGGACGATGATGGGCTCCATCACGCGGAACCTCGATGGGCCGGTAACCAAGACGACCGGCGGGCTGCTCGTGGTTCCAGCCGACCATCGGATCGTCCAGCGGCGCGAGCTGCCGGAGCGCGCTCAGCGGCGGATCGGCAAGTCGGCGTGCGATCAGTGCTCCTACTGCACGGAGCTATGTCCACGCTACCTGCTGGGCTACGACGTGCAGCCGCACAAGGTGATGCGCGGCTTGGGGTTCACGATGAGCGGGTCGGAGATGTGGAGCAAGTGGGCGGACCTTTGCTGCGCGTGCGGCTTGTGCACGCAGTTCGCGTGTCCCGAAGACCTGTTCCCCAAGGAAGCCTGCGACCGCGCGCGCGCCGACCGCCGCGAGGCGAAGCTCGACCGGTGGCTGGGCCCGTCGCCCGACATCAAGCCTCATGCCATGGCGGAGGGCCGGCACATCCCGCTGAAATCGCTCATCCGCAAGCTGGGGTTGGAGCCTTACGATGTCGCCGCGCCGTGGACGGAGCTCGACTGGAAGCCGTCCGCCGTGCGGATCGCGTTGCGGCAGCACGTCGGGGCTCCCAGCGTTCCGGTCGTCGAAGCGGGCGCGCGGGTGAGTCGCGGGCAGGCCATCGCGGAGATACCGGAGAAGGCGCTGGGCGCGCGGGTTCACAGCAGCATCGACGGCGTCGTGAGGAGCATCACGGCGGAACACATCGAGATCGTCGCCTAG